The proteins below are encoded in one region of Peribacillus muralis:
- a CDS encoding phosphoglycerate dehydrogenase, producing MSTITLEKAKTIKTLNNIAQSGLNVFNKEGFTIDNDSESPDAIVVRSFNMHAMEFGSELKAIARAGAGVNNIPVDRCTEQGIVVFNTPGANANAVKEMVLTSLMASSRNLFAGVAWTKTLDGEGEQIPKLVEAGKKQFVGKEIKGKTLGVIGLGAIGALVANDALDLDMDVIGFDPFISVDTAWNLSRNVQRAMSLEQLFAESDYITVHVPLTDDTRGMFNQETFSIMKPGVHILNFSRGELVNEADMQAALEGGQVGQFITDFPNENVLNMKNVVPIPHLGASTQESEENCAIMAARQVKGFLETGNIKNSVNFPNTSLPYTGKRRVAVFHENVPNMVGQITLAVSSLHLNIADMVNRSRGGYAYTMIDLDGEVNGELIPGLEEKIKQITGIVTTRII from the coding sequence ATGAGTACAATCACTTTAGAAAAAGCGAAAACGATCAAAACGTTAAATAATATTGCACAAAGCGGGTTAAATGTATTCAATAAGGAAGGCTTTACAATTGATAATGACAGTGAAAGCCCTGATGCGATTGTAGTTCGCAGCTTTAATATGCATGCAATGGAGTTCGGTTCCGAGTTAAAAGCCATCGCAAGGGCAGGTGCCGGAGTCAATAACATTCCGGTAGACAGATGCACGGAGCAAGGAATCGTTGTTTTCAATACGCCTGGTGCGAATGCCAATGCAGTGAAAGAAATGGTATTGACGTCATTGATGGCTTCATCTCGTAATCTCTTTGCCGGTGTTGCCTGGACAAAGACGCTGGATGGTGAAGGGGAGCAAATTCCAAAGCTTGTTGAAGCAGGAAAGAAGCAATTCGTCGGAAAAGAAATCAAAGGCAAAACGCTCGGTGTCATAGGCTTGGGAGCGATCGGAGCGCTTGTAGCGAATGATGCACTTGATCTGGACATGGATGTCATCGGGTTTGACCCGTTCATATCCGTCGATACAGCTTGGAATCTATCTCGTAATGTACAGCGCGCGATGTCGCTTGAGCAGTTGTTTGCGGAATCGGATTACATAACTGTACATGTCCCATTGACGGATGATACTAGAGGAATGTTCAACCAAGAAACATTTAGCATCATGAAGCCTGGCGTCCATATTCTGAACTTCTCACGCGGTGAGCTTGTGAATGAAGCGGATATGCAAGCTGCACTTGAAGGCGGACAAGTCGGCCAGTTCATTACCGACTTCCCGAATGAAAATGTGTTGAACATGAAAAATGTCGTGCCAATCCCACATCTTGGTGCCTCTACGCAAGAATCAGAGGAGAACTGTGCGATCATGGCCGCTCGTCAGGTGAAGGGATTTTTAGAAACAGGTAACATCAAAAATTCCGTGAACTTCCCTAACACATCCCTTCCTTATACAGGAAAGCGACGTGTGGCAGTTTTCCACGAAAACGTTCCTAACATGGTTGGGCAAATCACACTGGCTGTCTCAAGCTTGCATTTGAATATAGCCGATATGGTTAACAGAAGCCGAGGTGGCTATGCGTATACGATGATCGATCTTGACGGTGAAGTGAACGGTGAACTGATTCCTGGCTTGGAGGAAAAAATTAAACAAATCACGGGCATCGTTACAACTCGCATCATATAA
- a CDS encoding ATP-dependent metallopeptidase FtsH/Yme1/Tma family protein: MKAIFRRKFFYVSIVIVLVVVGFAFNHYDRAEKKETMTDAEFYSALGAGKVTSLKLEPKKSVYEISGRLKGQGEDHSFSVTVPNSEFALNTINRAAEEHNIKQVVVIPSDTEVSEWVTVLTTTLPFILLLIMAFVIFLMALVIKRWNRPRY; the protein is encoded by the coding sequence ATGAAGGCGATTTTCCGAAGGAAGTTTTTTTATGTAAGTATAGTGATCGTGTTGGTGGTTGTAGGCTTCGCCTTTAATCATTACGATCGTGCTGAGAAGAAGGAGACCATGACCGACGCTGAATTTTATTCAGCATTAGGGGCTGGGAAAGTGACTTCTTTGAAATTGGAGCCAAAAAAAAGTGTGTATGAAATAAGCGGTCGCCTGAAAGGTCAGGGAGAGGACCATTCTTTTAGCGTGACTGTCCCAAACAGCGAATTCGCACTGAATACAATCAATCGAGCTGCAGAAGAACATAATATAAAACAAGTTGTGGTGATACCGTCAGATACGGAGGTAAGCGAATGGGTCACGGTTCTTACGACGACATTGCCGTTCATCCTCCTTTTGATCATGGCTTTTGTCATATTTCTTATGGCACTGGTAATAAAAAGATGGAACCGTCCGAGATATTAA
- a CDS encoding UxaA family hydrolase has product MKTFRGYRRPNGSIGIRNHVIVINIISELSSLTKKLAQLVPGVIPVVQQGGQAQFPEDLEQTIRTLKGTAGHPNVSATLFLGMEKDELAEEITELVHDENHHVHAIYFDKGKSVSDVLEEGKHWLENAIERSKSERMETVNITELTVGLECGGSDAWSGITANPAIGAFSDAFVGDGGTSILAETTEAIGAEHILANRAVNPEVGRKFLEIIKEYEERIKATGEDIRSANPTPGNMAGGLTTLEEKSLGCIKKGGDEILMEVVDYAESPTKKGFIFMDTPGYDVESVAGLSAGGAQIILFSTGKGSPTGSPIVPVIKIGTNPKLYELMSEHIDVNAGKIMEGLNTIEEIGEEIYGKVVETANGRTTASENHKNQEFAIWRLAETI; this is encoded by the coding sequence ATGAAAACATTTAGAGGATATCGGAGACCCAATGGAAGTATAGGTATCAGAAACCACGTGATAGTCATTAATATCATAAGCGAATTGAGTAGTCTTACTAAAAAATTGGCTCAACTTGTACCGGGTGTCATTCCAGTGGTACAACAGGGAGGACAAGCTCAGTTCCCTGAGGATCTCGAACAGACAATTCGAACCTTGAAAGGAACGGCAGGACACCCGAATGTAAGCGCTACCCTATTTTTAGGGATGGAAAAAGACGAGCTTGCTGAAGAGATTACGGAACTAGTGCATGATGAGAATCATCATGTACATGCTATTTATTTCGATAAAGGAAAATCGGTCTCAGACGTACTTGAAGAAGGAAAACACTGGTTAGAAAACGCAATCGAGAGGAGTAAGTCTGAAAGGATGGAAACAGTAAATATAACAGAGCTTACCGTAGGATTGGAATGTGGGGGCTCGGATGCTTGGTCTGGTATTACAGCGAATCCGGCAATCGGAGCTTTTTCGGATGCCTTTGTAGGAGATGGCGGGACTAGCATTCTAGCAGAGACAACCGAAGCAATCGGTGCAGAGCATATTCTAGCCAATCGAGCGGTAAATCCAGAAGTAGGAAGGAAATTCCTTGAAATTATAAAAGAATATGAAGAAAGAATCAAAGCAACAGGCGAAGACATTCGATCTGCAAATCCAACCCCAGGAAATATGGCAGGAGGTTTGACTACATTAGAAGAAAAATCATTAGGTTGTATAAAAAAAGGTGGAGATGAAATTTTAATGGAAGTTGTTGATTACGCGGAATCACCAACAAAAAAAGGCTTTATTTTTATGGATACACCTGGATATGATGTAGAATCAGTAGCGGGGCTATCAGCAGGAGGAGCACAGATTATTTTGTTTTCCACAGGAAAAGGATCTCCGACAGGCTCACCAATCGTCCCTGTAATAAAGATTGGAACCAATCCGAAACTTTATGAACTCATGTCTGAACATATTGATGTAAATGCCGGGAAAATCATGGAAGGTTTAAACACGATAGAGGAAATAGGAGAAGAAATTTATGGAAAAGTGGTGGAGACGGCTAACGGGCGTACCACTGCATCTGAAAACCATAAAAACCAAGAGTTCGCAATTTGGCGACTAGCAGAGACGATATAA
- a CDS encoding UxaA family hydrolase — protein sequence MNQTFNAIKLNELDNVAVVLKNVEPGQLLTIKGFNEKILVMKNIPYGHKVATSHIRNNERIIKYGECMGISTAEILPGYHVHVFNVRGLKEEERYVNNEEHISTQ from the coding sequence ATGAATCAAACCTTTAACGCAATTAAATTAAATGAGCTGGATAATGTAGCTGTCGTACTGAAAAATGTCGAACCAGGCCAGTTGTTAACTATAAAAGGCTTTAATGAGAAAATACTGGTAATGAAAAATATCCCATACGGACATAAAGTGGCTACATCCCATATCCGAAATAATGAAAGAATTATTAAATATGGTGAATGTATGGGGATTTCGACAGCGGAAATCCTCCCAGGTTACCATGTCCATGTCTTCAATGTTCGTGGCCTGAAAGAGGAAGAACGATATGTGAATAATGAAGAACATATCTCTACCCAATGA
- a CDS encoding UxaA family hydrolase → MAYFFEGYPRLDGSAGTRNYIGVVCSVVCSSVIAKEISESVHEAIPIVHTNGCAQLGDDFKVTKNMLVGVASNPNLYAALLVGLGCETNQISGLLKSIPKTKPIQGIGIQQLAGGENTIKKGIQIAKQWAVEITEEKRERLPISSLTVGIVTTDMDESTLNKVSSVVGGVVDLLVDNDATVIMGLTDTLEPAGSILSQRSENEEVKNKLSNFGEGLHRKRWKYVENQLITHGSFSDEKKKIAALEVKMTGKNQIRSLLDYSDIPIEKGLHLMKSSSNIVETVSNMASSGCNIVMVVSSRGILTGSIALPCMTVAPQTSDGPFNELIDHLITEDEHSIQVKRVISELLNISSGKQTNLEKFELGEFSIPHVGTTF, encoded by the coding sequence ATGGCTTATTTTTTTGAAGGATATCCAAGACTTGATGGATCTGCCGGAACAAGAAATTATATAGGTGTAGTATGTTCTGTAGTATGTTCCAGTGTAATCGCCAAGGAAATTTCAGAAAGCGTTCATGAAGCTATTCCGATTGTCCATACAAATGGTTGCGCTCAGCTTGGAGATGATTTCAAGGTAACAAAAAATATGCTGGTGGGAGTTGCTTCCAACCCTAACCTCTATGCTGCACTTCTTGTAGGTCTTGGATGTGAAACAAATCAAATCAGCGGATTACTGAAAAGCATCCCTAAAACCAAGCCAATACAGGGGATTGGTATTCAGCAATTGGCCGGAGGAGAAAATACTATAAAAAAAGGCATCCAAATTGCCAAACAGTGGGCAGTTGAAATTACAGAGGAAAAGAGAGAGCGTTTGCCCATTTCATCATTGACTGTTGGGATTGTTACCACAGATATGGATGAGAGTACTTTAAATAAAGTATCCTCAGTGGTTGGGGGAGTCGTTGATTTATTGGTCGACAATGATGCTACAGTCATTATGGGACTAACAGATACTTTAGAGCCTGCTGGTTCAATACTGTCGCAACGCTCTGAAAATGAAGAAGTCAAAAATAAGCTAAGTAATTTTGGAGAAGGATTACACAGAAAACGGTGGAAATATGTAGAAAATCAACTAATTACTCATGGTAGTTTTTCTGACGAAAAAAAAAAAATAGCCGCTTTGGAGGTTAAAATGACAGGCAAAAACCAAATACGTAGTTTGCTTGACTACAGTGATATTCCGATAGAAAAGGGACTTCATTTGATGAAATCTTCGAGTAACATCGTGGAGACTGTATCGAATATGGCCTCTAGTGGATGTAATATTGTGATGGTCGTTAGCAGCCGAGGCATCCTGACGGGATCAATAGCTTTACCATGCATGACAGTAGCACCGCAAACTTCAGATGGTCCTTTTAACGAGCTCATCGATCATTTGATTACCGAAGATGAACATTCAATTCAAGTGAAAAGGGTAATCAGCGAATTACTGAATATAAGCTCAGGCAAACAAACGAACCTCGAGAAGTTTGAGTTGGGGGAATTTTCAATACCTCATGTAGGAACAACTTTTTGA
- a CDS encoding 2-keto-3-deoxygluconate permease — protein sequence MQIKKSIDRVPGGLMVVPLLMGALLNTIDQIHVPFIMNLLKRLGVAANEAGYYEFFQIGGFAQALFKDGALTLCALFLFCAGSQMNIRVGGRALKKGVILTSAKYMAGVVVGMVWGILSDPVNGFLGLSTMAIIAAMTNGNGGMFAALTGQYGNRSDVGATAVLSLNDGPFFTLMALGMMGANFPLVAFIAVLLPILLGMLLGNLDGDIREFLSAGETLVIPFFAFALGAGMNLSNFLNPEVLLAGIALALMTVIFSGGAMALAFKIFREKSFIAAWAEASTAGNAVATPAAIAAAASVAAGSGLMDVKEALIYQNLVGTATAQISIASISTALLVPIVVILADKYQKRKGIDGKVEFYQSSNKQIDENKPA from the coding sequence ATGCAAATAAAAAAATCAATTGATAGAGTTCCTGGAGGCCTTATGGTAGTACCACTTCTTATGGGGGCTTTGCTGAATACAATAGATCAAATTCATGTTCCTTTTATCATGAACTTGTTAAAACGCCTCGGGGTTGCTGCTAATGAAGCGGGGTATTATGAATTCTTTCAGATTGGCGGTTTTGCACAAGCTTTATTTAAAGACGGGGCGTTGACGTTATGTGCTCTCTTCTTGTTTTGTGCAGGTAGCCAAATGAATATCCGTGTAGGAGGCAGGGCTTTAAAAAAAGGGGTCATCCTGACTTCAGCGAAATACATGGCAGGTGTTGTGGTTGGAATGGTATGGGGAATTTTATCTGATCCAGTGAATGGGTTTCTGGGACTATCTACAATGGCCATCATCGCTGCCATGACAAACGGAAATGGTGGCATGTTCGCAGCTTTGACGGGACAATACGGCAATCGCTCCGATGTTGGAGCAACGGCTGTACTTTCACTAAATGATGGACCATTCTTCACATTAATGGCGCTTGGAATGATGGGAGCGAACTTCCCCTTAGTTGCTTTTATTGCCGTGCTCTTGCCCATTTTGTTAGGCATGTTGTTAGGGAATCTGGATGGTGATATACGTGAATTTTTATCTGCCGGTGAAACACTGGTGATTCCTTTCTTCGCTTTTGCTTTAGGTGCGGGAATGAATTTATCCAATTTCCTCAATCCCGAAGTGCTCTTGGCTGGCATTGCCCTTGCGTTAATGACTGTAATATTTTCAGGTGGAGCAATGGCTCTTGCATTCAAAATCTTCCGCGAGAAAAGTTTTATCGCTGCATGGGCAGAAGCATCCACTGCTGGAAATGCAGTCGCTACTCCTGCAGCCATTGCTGCGGCAGCTTCTGTAGCAGCTGGAAGTGGATTGATGGACGTAAAGGAAGCACTGATTTATCAAAACCTTGTAGGGACTGCAACGGCTCAAATCTCGATTGCATCAATTTCAACGGCATTACTAGTTCCTATCGTCGTTATCCTTGCAGATAAATACCAAAAGCGTAAAGGAATTGATGGAAAGGTTGAGTTCTATCAAAGCTCGAATAAACAGATTGATGAAAATAAGCCAGCTTAG
- a CDS encoding U32 family peptidase, whose protein sequence is MRESRQLLESLGYPSTDMKDLPTSKKRFPDGAQYRVEIPSVEGPAALTETVKEMDHYGINIHRISQGSGIMLQTDEEIKEMCQLTADRGMELSLFVGPRGTWDISAQPLTSGGQSIALRHEGADQLVYAMEDLKRGAKLGLRGALVADEGLLLLTKEMKKARQLPEDFVVKGSVQMGSANPVSIKLMQDLGADTYNVPTALTLWKLAAIRQAIDIPIDLYVEVPDNLGGFLRYYEIPEIIRVLAPVYIKFGLRNHPDVYPSGKQWEQTNIALVKERVRRAAIGLQMIERYYPEAKTSYLGAKGLGIPKMPTTMASK, encoded by the coding sequence ATGAGAGAATCCCGTCAATTATTAGAGTCTCTTGGTTACCCTTCTACAGACATGAAAGATCTGCCCACTTCAAAGAAAAGGTTTCCAGACGGTGCACAGTACCGCGTTGAAATACCTAGCGTTGAAGGCCCAGCCGCTTTAACCGAAACAGTAAAAGAAATGGACCATTACGGGATAAACATTCACCGGATATCGCAAGGAAGCGGTATTATGCTTCAAACAGATGAAGAAATCAAGGAAATGTGCCAGCTTACTGCTGATAGAGGAATGGAACTGAGTTTATTTGTGGGTCCAAGAGGTACATGGGATATAAGTGCCCAGCCATTAACAAGTGGTGGACAGTCCATCGCATTGCGCCATGAAGGGGCAGATCAACTGGTTTACGCCATGGAGGATTTAAAAAGAGGCGCCAAACTTGGACTTCGCGGTGCATTAGTAGCTGATGAGGGTTTGTTGCTACTTACAAAAGAAATGAAAAAGGCCCGTCAGCTGCCTGAAGACTTTGTTGTGAAAGGATCGGTTCAAATGGGTTCGGCTAACCCCGTTTCAATTAAGCTGATGCAAGATCTGGGTGCAGACACTTATAACGTTCCAACTGCACTTACACTATGGAAATTGGCAGCCATCCGTCAGGCGATTGATATCCCGATCGATCTATATGTAGAAGTTCCGGATAACTTAGGCGGTTTCCTGCGATACTATGAAATTCCTGAAATCATTCGTGTATTGGCACCGGTATATATTAAATTCGGCCTTCGTAATCATCCGGATGTTTATCCTTCAGGAAAGCAATGGGAACAAACGAACATTGCTCTCGTTAAAGAACGAGTACGCCGGGCAGCAATCGGTCTTCAAATGATAGAGCGATACTATCCAGAAGCAAAAACATCATATCTTGGGGCAAAAGGGCTTGGCATTCCAAAGATGCCAACAACAATGGCCTCGAAATGA
- a CDS encoding dihydrodipicolinate synthase family protein, whose translation MKFHGIIPPVVTLFDTTGEIDLDLNRRYLSELLKHDVQGVLLAGSSGEFSSLTIEERKLYVAEMLQYINKRVPVLIGIGHTSLKEVLELCTHAKEHGADGVLAVNPYYWPLSSEQLYRFFSIIAEHADLPVILYNIPSLTGQSLSTELVKKLAAQHRNIIGIKETVSEIGHIREMITEVNKVRDDFMVFTAFDEHVLPGLMIGAAGSINGSSVFAPEISVGLYEAYRFGNLTEAENKHRLLSQLMEIYTLCPTFFTSMKEAVHQRWFNEEAGHRAPFDMYPTNLSEKVSSLLKIIYTEEGMKK comes from the coding sequence ATGAAGTTTCACGGGATTATTCCGCCAGTAGTCACTTTATTTGATACAACTGGAGAGATTGATTTGGACTTGAATAGAAGGTATTTATCCGAGCTGCTGAAGCATGATGTGCAAGGTGTTTTATTGGCTGGAAGCTCAGGTGAATTTTCTTCATTGACCATTGAAGAACGTAAGCTTTATGTAGCGGAAATGCTTCAATATATTAATAAACGTGTTCCTGTATTGATAGGTATAGGTCATACCTCATTAAAAGAGGTTCTTGAATTATGTACTCATGCAAAAGAGCATGGAGCCGATGGCGTACTTGCAGTAAATCCATATTACTGGCCCCTTTCCAGTGAGCAATTATATCGTTTTTTCTCCATCATTGCGGAACATGCAGATCTTCCGGTAATCCTCTACAACATCCCTTCCTTAACGGGACAATCACTCTCGACAGAGCTGGTCAAGAAGCTTGCCGCCCAGCATCGGAATATTATCGGTATTAAAGAAACTGTAAGTGAGATTGGCCATATCAGGGAAATGATTACCGAAGTGAACAAGGTGAGAGACGACTTTATGGTGTTTACAGCCTTTGATGAGCATGTATTGCCAGGGCTTATGATAGGTGCAGCTGGCAGTATCAATGGAAGCTCTGTCTTCGCCCCCGAGATTTCGGTCGGATTATACGAAGCATATCGGTTTGGAAACTTAACCGAGGCGGAAAATAAGCATAGGCTATTATCGCAGTTAATGGAGATATATACACTTTGCCCAACATTCTTCACATCGATGAAAGAAGCCGTACATCAAAGGTGGTTCAACGAAGAAGCAGGACACCGTGCGCCTTTTGATATGTATCCAACAAATCTATCAGAGAAAGTCTCATCGCTTTTAAAAATCATTTATACGGAAGAAGGTATGAAAAAATGA
- the gucD gene encoding alpha-ketoglutaric semialdehyde dehydrogenase GucD: MKTLSKEKICKNYINNEWVASESQETIESFDPARKGTIVGYVQDSTASDLDKAIQSAHLAKKTWRKIGQAERGQFLYKVANLLEGKLDEIAETMTREMGKTLHESKGETSRGIAILRYYAGEGIRKEGDVIPSSDKDALMFTKRAPLGVVGVITPWNFPAAIPIWKIAPALVYGNTVVFKPATEAAVTAAKIVECFAEAGLPDGVLNFITGSGSVIGQELIDHPLLNAVTFTGSEAVGEGVAKAATERGIKFQLEMGGKNPVIITKDADIARAVEGVISGAFRSTGQKCTATSRVIVESSIYDAFVKKLVEETEKITVGNGLIEGVWMGPCASERQFNTVREYIELGKKEGAALITGGKTITGEEHEEGFYVRPAIFGGVKPDMKIAQEEIFGPVIALLRVNDLEEAIKVANDTRYGLSASIYTSNISAVLEFIDEIDAGLVRINAESAGVELQAPFGGMKASSSGAREQGQAAKEFYTAIKTIFIKG, encoded by the coding sequence ATGAAAACCCTTTCAAAGGAAAAGATATGTAAAAACTATATTAACAATGAATGGGTAGCCTCGGAATCACAAGAGACTATTGAAAGCTTTGATCCGGCAAGAAAAGGAACGATTGTAGGGTACGTTCAAGATTCGACGGCATCTGATTTAGATAAAGCTATTCAATCAGCACACCTGGCAAAAAAAACATGGAGAAAAATAGGACAGGCAGAAAGAGGTCAATTTCTATACAAAGTGGCAAACCTACTTGAGGGGAAATTGGATGAAATAGCCGAAACCATGACTAGGGAAATGGGAAAAACACTTCATGAATCAAAAGGAGAAACTTCCCGCGGCATCGCGATCCTTCGCTATTATGCCGGTGAAGGCATTAGAAAGGAGGGGGATGTCATCCCTTCATCCGATAAGGATGCACTTATGTTTACAAAGCGAGCACCCCTTGGCGTTGTAGGGGTCATTACTCCGTGGAACTTTCCTGCTGCCATTCCCATTTGGAAAATTGCTCCTGCACTTGTATATGGCAATACGGTCGTGTTTAAGCCAGCGACCGAAGCAGCTGTGACAGCGGCTAAAATTGTGGAATGCTTTGCCGAAGCAGGTCTCCCTGATGGAGTTTTGAATTTTATAACGGGGTCGGGTTCCGTAATCGGTCAGGAGTTAATCGATCACCCTCTATTGAACGCGGTCACTTTTACAGGTTCGGAAGCGGTCGGTGAAGGTGTAGCCAAAGCCGCAACTGAACGTGGAATCAAGTTCCAATTGGAGATGGGCGGGAAAAACCCGGTGATCATAACGAAGGATGCTGATATAGCAAGAGCAGTCGAAGGTGTGATAAGCGGTGCCTTCCGTTCCACAGGCCAAAAATGCACGGCTACAAGCCGGGTCATCGTAGAGAGCTCCATTTATGATGCGTTTGTGAAAAAATTAGTTGAAGAAACGGAAAAAATTACTGTAGGTAATGGGCTCATTGAAGGAGTCTGGATGGGCCCATGCGCTAGTGAAAGGCAATTTAATACTGTAAGGGAATATATCGAACTTGGAAAAAAAGAGGGGGCCGCTCTTATAACGGGGGGGAAAACAATCACAGGTGAAGAACATGAAGAGGGATTTTATGTACGCCCGGCTATTTTCGGGGGTGTAAAGCCGGATATGAAAATAGCCCAAGAAGAAATTTTCGGACCAGTAATTGCCCTGCTCCGAGTTAACGACCTGGAAGAAGCCATTAAAGTGGCGAATGATACGAGGTATGGGTTGAGTGCCTCCATTTATACATCTAATATAAGCGCTGTGTTGGAATTTATAGATGAGATTGATGCAGGTCTTGTTAGAATCAATGCTGAAAGTGCTGGAGTCGAACTTCAAGCACCCTTTGGAGGAATGAAAGCCTCCAGTTCAGGAGCACGAGAGCAAGGGCAGGCCGCCAAGGAATTTTATACTGCCATCAAGACGATTTTTATAAAAGGGTAG
- a CDS encoding IclR family transcriptional regulator has product MSEKYWVPAIERADKIIKEIGENPDQLRLIDLSKKLGINKSSLFSLLNTLEVLKWVTKEEGDTYKLGPTIGGLSAAYFNQFNMLQSFYKEAAISVASINEHIQLGVLDEENVVYLGKMEGDSRVRLITDPGMRFPAYASAIGKIQLIQHSKDELAGIFHSRIWEQKTPFTISNIDDLYESVRMAQKNGYAIENEEAALGFSCVAAPIYNYENKIIAGVSFTMMNNSWETKKDAAKEEIMKLASRLSQIAGYTGVFNQAVDRGQE; this is encoded by the coding sequence ATGAGTGAAAAGTACTGGGTTCCTGCAATAGAAAGAGCAGACAAGATTATAAAGGAAATAGGGGAGAATCCCGATCAATTACGGTTGATTGACTTATCGAAAAAATTGGGAATAAATAAAAGTTCCTTGTTTTCATTGCTGAACACCTTAGAAGTTCTAAAGTGGGTCACTAAGGAGGAAGGAGATACTTATAAGCTTGGTCCGACTATCGGAGGACTTAGCGCAGCTTATTTTAATCAATTCAATATGCTTCAATCATTTTATAAAGAAGCGGCCATTTCCGTTGCAAGCATTAATGAACATATTCAACTTGGGGTTTTGGATGAAGAAAATGTCGTTTATTTAGGAAAGATGGAAGGTGATTCCAGAGTGAGGCTTATCACAGATCCAGGAATGCGGTTTCCGGCCTATGCGTCTGCAATAGGAAAGATACAATTGATTCAACATTCAAAGGATGAGCTGGCTGGAATATTCCATTCAAGGATATGGGAACAAAAAACGCCATTTACCATTTCAAATATTGATGATTTATACGAAAGTGTCCGAATGGCACAAAAAAACGGATACGCAATTGAGAATGAAGAAGCAGCTCTTGGTTTTAGCTGTGTGGCAGCACCTATTTATAATTATGAAAACAAAATCATAGCTGGTGTAAGTTTTACGATGATGAATAATAGTTGGGAAACAAAGAAGGATGCGGCAAAGGAAGAAATCATGAAATTAGCTTCTCGTTTATCTCAAATTGCTGGGTATACGGGAGTTTTTAACCAAGCTGTTGATAGAGGGCAAGAATAA
- a CDS encoding VOC family protein → MGVQAEKIFVNLPVKDLDASIQFFTKVGFAFNEQMTNENATCMVISDSIYVMLLVEDYFKTFTKKDIPDSETSAEAIVALSVNSKQEVDDVVNSALTAGAQPSNDAIDHGFMYGWSFKDLDGHLWEVFYMDESGFSQD, encoded by the coding sequence ATGGGAGTTCAAGCAGAGAAGATTTTCGTTAACCTGCCTGTTAAAGATTTGGATGCTTCAATACAATTCTTCACAAAAGTGGGTTTTGCCTTTAACGAGCAAATGACCAATGAAAACGCAACGTGCATGGTTATCAGTGATTCGATATATGTCATGCTGCTGGTTGAGGACTACTTCAAGACGTTTACAAAAAAGGACATTCCCGATTCGGAGACGAGTGCAGAAGCGATTGTCGCCCTCTCCGTAAATAGTAAGCAAGAAGTCGATGATGTCGTCAATAGTGCTTTGACTGCTGGCGCCCAGCCTTCTAATGATGCAATCGATCATGGCTTCATGTACGGTTGGAGCTTCAAGGATCTCGACGGACATCTTTGGGAAGTATTCTACATGGATGAAAGTGGATTTAGTCAAGATTAA